A window of Hymenobacter aerilatus contains these coding sequences:
- a CDS encoding ArnT family glycosyltransferase codes for MLTSSLLRAGWFRCLMVLLVCGFSFFPYLGTPNVSLMEARNFVAAREMAQGGSWLIPTMNLELRLAKPPLPTWAVATAMKLFGTTSDLFVLRLPAALMATLLVLFFWGLARELTRRLPTDTDQPGRTAWLAALVLASSLLIITSGREGQWDIFSNGFMVGTLWLLTRGWNSAGRGYGWFAGAGVALGACILSKGPVAPYAMLLPYVGCYVSGLNPWRATVRAHWQGTLLAAVLGLAIGLSWPLYVFSHVPTAVLAVARVETTSWGERHVQPFWYYLNFPVFSGIWTLVALAALWLPYARRRAGAYVPYLLLFGWLMASLVLLSLVPEKKERYMLPLLPPMALLIAGMLRYLETVFRTASTTVSAERGLVRGWAVVLVVVCLLAPLAMVLAQLPGFGPATLRFAVVVVVLGGLAVIVFREGWQRVRPVSLMAASLTGMAALLALLLPAYPLWEGRRDEQGLRHLVDVRRQPTLRNLPWYSMGEVPVKQVWMSGEPMPDISDDTLRTPARLPVVVLSEHPYEDEDLPDAWQDSVDAMPSDSFYLGRDRGAGTWYYTVLQPK; via the coding sequence ATGCTGACTTCCTCCCTTCTGCGCGCTGGCTGGTTCCGTTGTTTGATGGTGCTGCTTGTCTGCGGCTTCAGCTTTTTCCCCTACCTGGGTACGCCCAACGTGAGCCTGATGGAAGCCCGCAACTTTGTGGCGGCTCGTGAGATGGCGCAGGGGGGCTCCTGGCTGATTCCTACCATGAACCTGGAGCTGCGCCTAGCCAAACCCCCGCTGCCTACCTGGGCTGTGGCAACGGCCATGAAGTTGTTTGGCACCACGTCCGACTTGTTTGTGCTGCGCCTGCCTGCGGCGCTGATGGCAACGCTATTGGTCTTATTTTTCTGGGGGCTGGCGCGGGAGTTAACCCGGCGTTTGCCTACTGATACCGACCAGCCCGGCCGCACCGCTTGGTTAGCAGCCTTGGTACTGGCCAGTAGCCTGCTCATCATCACCAGTGGGCGAGAAGGACAATGGGACATCTTCTCCAACGGGTTTATGGTAGGCACGCTCTGGCTGCTCACCCGGGGCTGGAACAGTGCCGGGCGGGGGTATGGGTGGTTTGCTGGGGCCGGGGTTGCCTTAGGGGCCTGTATTCTGAGCAAAGGACCTGTGGCACCCTATGCCATGTTGTTGCCCTACGTGGGGTGCTATGTGTCCGGCCTGAACCCGTGGAGGGCCACCGTACGAGCGCATTGGCAGGGTACCCTACTAGCGGCCGTACTTGGATTGGCAATTGGCTTGTCGTGGCCGTTGTATGTTTTCAGCCACGTGCCGACAGCAGTGCTGGCGGTTGCTCGCGTAGAAACAACTTCCTGGGGCGAGCGGCACGTGCAACCCTTTTGGTATTACCTCAATTTCCCGGTGTTTTCGGGCATCTGGACGCTGGTAGCGCTGGCCGCCTTGTGGCTACCCTATGCCCGGCGTCGGGCTGGCGCCTATGTACCGTATCTGTTGCTGTTTGGTTGGCTGATGGCTAGCCTGGTGCTGTTGAGCCTGGTGCCTGAGAAAAAAGAGCGCTATATGCTGCCTTTACTGCCGCCCATGGCTCTATTAATCGCCGGAATGTTGCGTTACCTGGAAACCGTTTTTCGGACAGCTAGTACGACTGTCTCCGCTGAGCGGGGCCTGGTGCGGGGGTGGGCCGTCGTGCTGGTAGTGGTGTGTCTGTTGGCACCGCTTGCCATGGTACTAGCGCAGTTGCCCGGCTTCGGACCAGCTACATTACGATTTGCTGTGGTGGTGGTGGTACTGGGGGGGCTCGCCGTTATCGTCTTTCGGGAGGGGTGGCAGCGCGTGCGGCCGGTGTCCCTGATGGCAGCTTCTTTGACGGGTATGGCGGCGCTGTTGGCGCTTCTGCTCCCGGCCTACCCCCTGTGGGAGGGGCGACGCGATGAGCAGGGGTTGCGGCACCTTGTAGATGTGCGTCGGCAACCGACGCTACGCAACTTGCCGTGGTACAGCATGGGGGAGGTGCCTGTGAAACAGGTGTGGATGAGTGGTGAGCCCATGCCCGATATTTCGGACGACACCCTGCGTACGCCGGCCCGCCTGCCAGTGGTGGTTCTCTCAGAGCATCCGTACGAAGACGAGGATTTACCAGATGCCTGGCAGGATTCCGTCGACGCCATGCCGTCCGATAGCTTTTATCTGGGTAGGGACCGTGGGGCCGGTACTTGGTATTACACAGTACTGCAGCCAAAATAA
- a CDS encoding glycosyltransferase, translating into MPAEPNAAFLATQTLTVLVPVYDEEESLPQFVVEMNKFLEQTPVRTTVLFINDGSRDGSLTILRDICATDNRYEFISLSQNRGLSTAIKAGVDHCRTTLVGYIDSDIQTTPLDFLTFFEFFPQFDMVNGIRAKRQDTLTKKLSSKIANTVRRTLINDGIQDTGCPLKIMKIEYARRLPLFHGMHRFLGALVQLQGGKVKQIPVRHFPRFAGTAKYNLWNRAWKPLVDTFGFRWIRSRWKNYEIGEQQRGTIG; encoded by the coding sequence ATGCCCGCTGAACCCAACGCCGCCTTCCTGGCCACCCAAACCCTGACGGTGCTCGTGCCCGTCTACGACGAAGAAGAAAGCCTGCCGCAGTTTGTGGTGGAGATGAATAAGTTCTTGGAACAAACGCCGGTGCGCACCACCGTGCTGTTTATCAACGATGGCTCCCGCGACGGTTCCCTGACCATCCTGCGTGATATCTGCGCAACAGATAACCGCTACGAGTTCATCAGCCTAAGCCAGAACCGCGGCCTGAGCACGGCCATTAAGGCGGGCGTCGACCACTGCCGCACCACGCTGGTGGGCTACATTGACTCGGATATTCAAACCACGCCGCTGGATTTTCTCACTTTCTTCGAGTTCTTCCCGCAGTTTGATATGGTGAACGGCATTCGGGCTAAGCGCCAGGACACGCTCACCAAGAAGCTGTCGTCGAAGATTGCCAACACCGTGCGCCGCACGCTTATCAACGACGGCATTCAGGACACGGGCTGCCCGCTCAAGATCATGAAAATCGAATATGCCCGGCGCCTACCCCTGTTCCACGGCATGCACCGCTTCTTGGGGGCGTTGGTGCAGCTGCAGGGCGGCAAGGTGAAGCAGATTCCTGTGCGGCACTTCCCGCGTTTTGCCGGTACTGCCAAATACAACCTCTGGAACCGCGCCTGGAAGCCCCTGGTGGATACGTTCGGCTTCCGTTGGATTCGCTCGCGCTGGAAGAACTACGAGATTGGGGAGCAGCAGCGCGGTACCATCGGCTAA
- a CDS encoding GDP-mannose 4,6-dehydratase — translation MPSVLVTGCAGFIGSHLCERLLADGYRVLGLDNFDPFYDRSLKQANLSALLAHPRFSFHEVELRRGGEALADAFPADPIDVVVHLAAKAGVGPSVREPIAYLENNVVATTHLLEWMRGRAISKLFFASSSSVYGNTPERPFREDMNLLSAVISPYAASKLAGEQLTYTYHHLYQLDVLNARFFTVYGPRQRPDLAIHKFVRLLRAGHAIPVFGDGSTARDYTFVLDTVDGIARGVAYLLGHTGVYETINLGNNRPVPLLELIHAVGDAVGVTPRLEFQPMQAGDVDVTYADISKAQQLLGYQPQTSLPDGLRQFVAWQQAQPD, via the coding sequence ATGCCTTCTGTTCTCGTTACCGGGTGCGCCGGCTTTATTGGCTCTCACCTCTGCGAGCGGCTGCTGGCCGATGGCTACCGGGTGCTGGGGCTGGATAACTTCGACCCCTTTTATGATCGGTCCCTGAAGCAGGCCAATCTGAGTGCCTTACTCGCTCATCCCCGCTTCAGCTTCCACGAGGTAGAGCTACGCCGCGGTGGCGAGGCCCTGGCCGATGCATTTCCCGCCGACCCCATCGACGTGGTGGTGCATCTGGCTGCTAAAGCTGGCGTGGGCCCATCGGTACGCGAGCCTATCGCCTATCTCGAAAACAACGTGGTGGCCACTACCCACCTGCTGGAGTGGATGCGCGGCCGGGCCATCAGCAAACTCTTCTTTGCCTCGTCGTCCTCGGTGTACGGCAACACGCCCGAGCGACCCTTCCGCGAGGATATGAACCTGCTCAGCGCCGTGATTTCCCCCTACGCGGCCTCCAAGCTGGCCGGGGAGCAACTCACCTACACCTACCACCACCTCTACCAGCTAGACGTACTCAACGCCCGTTTTTTTACGGTGTACGGCCCTCGACAGCGGCCCGACCTGGCCATTCATAAGTTTGTGCGCTTGCTGCGCGCCGGCCACGCCATTCCGGTGTTTGGCGACGGCAGCACGGCCCGCGACTATACGTTTGTGCTGGATACCGTGGATGGCATTGCCCGGGGCGTGGCCTACCTGCTCGGCCACACCGGCGTCTACGAAACCATCAACCTGGGCAACAACCGGCCGGTTCCGCTGCTGGAGCTGATTCATGCCGTGGGAGACGCCGTGGGCGTGACACCACGCCTGGAATTTCAGCCCATGCAGGCCGGCGACGTGGACGTGACGTACGCCGATATCAGCAAAGCGCAACAGCTGCTGGGCTATCAGCCCCAAACTAGCCTACCCGACGGCTTGCGCCAGTTTGTGGCTTGGCAGCAGGCGCAACCAGATTAG
- a CDS encoding sugar phosphate isomerase/epimerase family protein, protein MSTSRREFLQKTSALVTAALAAPHLLTANRPAPTFGEISLAQWSLHKALFKQELTNLDFPGVARQKFGITTVEYVNQFFKDKAKDQTYLRTLLQRCRDNGITNHLIMVDGEGDLGSPDERERQQAVEKHRPWLEAAAYLGCRSVRVNAFGKGTAEQVQRAAVAGLGQLSAYAQPLGLNVLVENHGSYTSNGQWLLHTIQGVGKPNVGVLPDFGNFCVRRESGELYKGQCVEEYDRYKAVAEWLPIIKTGVSAKTLDFDAAGNCVETDYYKMLGLLKKAKFQGYLGIEYEGEKLSEEAGIRRTKELIEKVVRSIG, encoded by the coding sequence ATGTCCACTTCCCGCCGCGAATTCTTACAGAAAACGTCCGCCCTGGTTACCGCCGCGCTGGCCGCACCGCATCTGCTGACCGCCAATAGGCCAGCCCCTACGTTCGGGGAAATTTCCCTGGCGCAGTGGTCCTTGCACAAAGCGCTGTTCAAGCAAGAGCTAACCAACCTCGATTTTCCTGGCGTGGCACGGCAGAAATTTGGCATCACGACGGTGGAGTACGTGAACCAGTTTTTCAAGGATAAAGCGAAAGACCAAACCTATTTGCGGACGTTGCTGCAACGCTGCCGCGACAACGGCATTACCAACCACCTGATTATGGTGGATGGAGAAGGCGACCTGGGCTCACCCGATGAGCGGGAGCGGCAGCAGGCCGTGGAAAAGCACCGCCCCTGGCTGGAGGCGGCTGCCTACCTGGGGTGCCGGAGCGTGCGCGTGAATGCCTTTGGCAAGGGCACCGCCGAGCAGGTGCAGCGGGCGGCCGTAGCGGGATTGGGGCAGCTGAGTGCCTATGCCCAGCCGTTGGGTCTGAACGTGCTGGTAGAAAACCACGGTAGCTATACTTCTAACGGACAGTGGCTGCTGCACACAATACAGGGCGTGGGCAAACCCAACGTGGGCGTCCTCCCGGACTTCGGCAATTTCTGTGTGCGGCGGGAGTCGGGTGAGCTCTACAAGGGCCAGTGCGTGGAAGAGTACGACCGGTACAAGGCCGTGGCCGAATGGCTACCGATTATCAAAACCGGCGTCAGCGCCAAAACGTTGGATTTCGACGCGGCCGGCAACTGCGTGGAAACGGATTACTACAAGATGCTGGGCCTACTGAAAAAAGCGAAGTTTCAGGGCTATCTGGGCATTGAGTACGAGGGCGAAAAGCTGAGCGAAGAAGCCGGTATTCGCCGTACCAAAGAGCTGATCGAAAAAGTGGTGCGCTCCATTGGGTAG
- a CDS encoding lipid-A-disaccharide synthase N-terminal domain-containing protein, whose translation MSIPLLATLERWFSVENVALVIGLVSQLLFSSRIVLQWIQSERARRVLVPALFWQISLISSFLMIIYGILRHDPVILGAQLISYVIYIRNLQLLGQWQKLNPWFRVAAYAFPLATLVRFAIGEAHFSLQAMLSSRIPRGVLVLGAVGQTIFLLRFVYQWLYSERKGESVLPLGFWLVSLLGSVLILVYAVLRWDVVLLLGNVSGTVVYARNIVLLRREIKALKIVEVKVPAAAPADVVETPGQLRS comes from the coding sequence ATGAGTATACCCTTGCTGGCGACGCTCGAACGGTGGTTTTCGGTAGAAAACGTAGCCCTGGTGATTGGGCTGGTGTCGCAGTTGCTATTTTCCAGCCGCATTGTGCTGCAATGGATTCAGAGCGAGCGGGCCCGGCGCGTGCTGGTGCCGGCGCTGTTCTGGCAGATCAGCCTGATATCGTCGTTCCTGATGATCATCTACGGCATCCTGCGCCACGACCCTGTCATTCTGGGGGCCCAGCTCATCAGCTACGTCATCTACATCCGCAACCTGCAATTGCTGGGGCAGTGGCAGAAGCTCAACCCGTGGTTTCGAGTAGCGGCCTACGCGTTTCCGCTGGCTACGCTGGTGCGGTTTGCCATAGGCGAGGCCCACTTTAGCCTACAGGCTATGCTCAGCAGCCGAATTCCGCGCGGAGTGCTGGTGCTGGGCGCCGTGGGCCAAACCATCTTTCTGCTGCGCTTTGTGTACCAGTGGCTCTACTCCGAGCGCAAGGGCGAGTCGGTGCTGCCGCTGGGTTTCTGGCTAGTAAGCCTGTTGGGCTCCGTGCTGATTCTGGTGTATGCCGTGCTGCGTTGGGACGTGGTGCTGTTGCTGGGCAACGTATCGGGTACGGTGGTGTACGCCCGCAACATTGTGCTGCTGCGCCGCGAAATCAAAGCCCTGAAAATCGTGGAAGTGAAGGTGCCAGCCGCGGCTCCGGCCGACGTAGTGGAAACACCCGGCCAGCTGCGTTCCTAG
- the gyrA gene encoding DNA gyrase subunit A: MAEGEKIIPINIEDEMRGAYIDYSMSVIISRALPDVRDGLKPVHRRVLYGMSELGVSYNKSYKKSARIVGEVLGKYHPHGDSSVYDTMVRMAQDWSLRYPLVDGQGNFGSVDGDSAAAMRYTEARLKRLSDELLGDLDKDTVDFQPNFDDSLEEPSVMPAKFPNLLVNGTSGIAVGMATNMAPHNLTEVVNGIVAYLDNEDVTIAELMEHIIAPDFPTGGIIYGYEGVKQAFETGRGRVVMRAKAHFETLPSGREQIVVTEIPYMVNKAAMLEKTAALVDDKRIEGISAIRDESNREGMRVVYEVKRDAMPNVVLNQLYKYTQLQSSFGVNNVALVKGRPMTLNLKDLIVYFIEHREEVVVRRTRYELAEAEKRAHILEGLLIALDHLDEVIALIRSSRDGEVARAQLIERFKLSEVQARAILDMRLQRLTGLERDKIVQEYEELMQQIDYLKSVLASPALQRQIIKDELVDIRERYGDKRRTSIEYAGGDFSMEDMIADESMVITISREGYIKRTPLDEYRSQGRGGVGARGAATKQDDFTEHLFVATTHEYLLFFTEAGRVFWLKVYEVPEGGKAAKGRPIQNLIEIPREDNVRSVLNVRGLRDPDYLENTFLMFCTEQGTVKKTPLEAYSRPRTAGINAISINEGDRLLDVQLTTGNSQVILASSSGRAVRFDEEKVRSMGRNAAGVRGISLAEEGNDKVVGMVCLSDQTQELLVVSENGYGKRSELEEYRTTNRGGKGVRAMKITDKTGALVAIKAVTDTDDLMIINKSGITIRLRMADLRTIGRATQGVRLLKINEGDEISSVAKVAAEEKDDEALEGLPEPNSTPDNGGGENLLEDATDTDLTSLTDPDTLSAN; encoded by the coding sequence CATCGACTACTCGATGTCGGTTATCATCTCCCGGGCTCTGCCCGATGTTCGCGACGGCCTGAAGCCCGTGCACCGCCGCGTGCTCTACGGTATGTCGGAGCTGGGCGTTTCCTACAACAAATCCTACAAGAAATCGGCCCGTATTGTGGGCGAGGTGCTGGGTAAGTACCACCCGCACGGCGACTCCTCCGTGTACGACACCATGGTGCGCATGGCCCAGGACTGGAGCCTGCGCTACCCGCTGGTAGATGGCCAGGGTAACTTCGGTTCCGTGGACGGCGACTCGGCGGCGGCCATGCGCTACACCGAGGCCCGCCTCAAGCGCCTGTCCGATGAACTGCTGGGCGACCTGGACAAGGATACCGTGGACTTCCAGCCCAACTTCGACGACTCCCTGGAGGAGCCGTCGGTGATGCCGGCCAAGTTCCCGAACCTGCTGGTAAACGGTACCTCCGGTATTGCCGTGGGCATGGCTACCAACATGGCCCCCCATAACCTCACGGAAGTGGTAAACGGCATTGTGGCCTACCTCGACAATGAGGACGTGACCATTGCTGAACTGATGGAGCACATCATTGCCCCGGACTTCCCCACCGGGGGCATTATCTACGGCTACGAGGGCGTGAAACAGGCCTTTGAAACAGGCCGGGGTAGGGTAGTCATGCGCGCCAAAGCGCACTTCGAAACCCTACCCTCGGGTCGCGAGCAGATTGTGGTGACCGAGATTCCCTACATGGTGAATAAGGCCGCCATGCTGGAGAAAACCGCCGCGCTGGTCGACGATAAGAGAATTGAGGGCATTTCGGCCATCCGCGATGAGTCGAACCGCGAGGGGATGCGGGTGGTGTATGAGGTGAAGCGCGACGCCATGCCCAACGTGGTGCTGAACCAACTGTATAAGTACACCCAACTACAAAGCTCGTTCGGGGTCAACAACGTGGCGCTGGTGAAAGGCCGGCCCATGACGCTGAACTTGAAGGATCTCATCGTGTACTTCATCGAGCACCGCGAGGAAGTAGTAGTGCGTCGCACGCGCTACGAACTGGCGGAGGCCGAAAAGCGTGCCCATATCCTAGAAGGTCTGCTGATTGCCCTCGACCACCTCGACGAGGTAATTGCCTTGATCCGCAGCTCCCGCGACGGGGAGGTAGCTCGCGCTCAACTCATCGAGCGGTTTAAGCTAAGTGAAGTTCAGGCCCGCGCTATTCTGGACATGCGTTTGCAGCGCCTGACCGGCCTGGAGCGCGACAAGATTGTGCAGGAGTACGAGGAGCTGATGCAGCAGATCGATTACCTGAAATCGGTGCTGGCCTCACCCGCTTTGCAGCGGCAGATCATCAAGGATGAGCTGGTTGATATTCGGGAGCGGTACGGCGACAAGCGCCGCACTTCCATTGAGTACGCCGGCGGCGACTTCTCGATGGAAGATATGATTGCCGACGAGAGCATGGTCATCACCATCTCCCGCGAAGGCTACATCAAGCGCACGCCGCTGGACGAGTACCGGTCGCAGGGTCGGGGAGGGGTAGGCGCCCGCGGGGCTGCCACTAAGCAGGACGACTTTACGGAGCACCTGTTTGTGGCTACCACCCACGAGTACCTGCTATTCTTCACCGAAGCCGGCCGTGTGTTCTGGCTGAAGGTATACGAGGTGCCGGAAGGAGGGAAGGCTGCCAAAGGCCGTCCGATTCAGAACCTGATTGAGATTCCGCGGGAAGACAACGTGCGCTCTGTGCTGAACGTGCGGGGCCTGCGTGACCCCGATTACCTGGAAAATACCTTCCTGATGTTCTGCACTGAGCAGGGTACCGTGAAGAAAACACCGCTGGAAGCCTACTCGCGTCCTCGTACCGCCGGCATCAATGCCATCAGCATCAACGAAGGCGACCGACTGCTGGATGTGCAGCTTACCACCGGCAACAGCCAGGTGATTCTAGCTTCCAGCTCTGGCCGGGCTGTGCGTTTTGATGAGGAGAAAGTGCGCTCCATGGGCCGAAACGCGGCCGGGGTGCGTGGCATCTCGTTGGCTGAAGAAGGCAACGACAAGGTAGTGGGTATGGTATGCCTCTCTGACCAGACCCAGGAACTGCTGGTGGTATCCGAAAACGGCTACGGCAAACGCTCGGAGCTGGAGGAATACCGTACCACCAACCGCGGTGGCAAGGGCGTACGCGCCATGAAGATTACCGACAAGACCGGTGCGCTGGTGGCTATTAAGGCTGTGACGGATACCGATGATCTGATGATTATCAATAAATCCGGGATTACCATCCGCCTGCGGATGGCTGACTTGCGCACCATTGGCCGTGCTACGCAAGGCGTGCGGCTGCTGAAAATCAACGAGGGCGACGAAATTTCGTCGGTAGCTAAAGTAGCGGCCGAGGAAAAAGACGACGAGGCACTAGAGGGCCTACCCGAGCCGAACAGCACCCCGGATAATGGGGGCGGGGAGAACCTATTAGAGGACGCAACAGATACAGATCTGACCTCTTTGACCGACCCGGATACCCTCAGCGCAAACTAA
- a CDS encoding glycerophosphodiester phosphodiesterase, translating into MLSKTKKQSWILGLIVVLSLIVAWWWLSVGEEVPPAQRQVVVVGHAGSGFFTPINPFNPLPPSSLRGIEHALDQGVDGVEIDVQLSQDSVPMLYHDPRFDTMTDGHGCVSELPAAAITALHYRGGWPYDWFQHEQPATFEALLRQLQGRARRTGRYPLLHLDLHEYDACAPEGQQYRRSPMLARALGRVLRRYRVPPKRLLILTDHPQTLPLLRAAVPGAQLAVEIAKDDDFTAGLQAARQQQAQAVVLHKDVITPARSAQARAAGLMVVVFGGRSAASIRRILACHPDAMEVDNVPQLLTLLGR; encoded by the coding sequence GTGTTGAGTAAAACAAAGAAACAAAGCTGGATTCTGGGGCTGATCGTTGTCCTCAGCCTGATAGTTGCCTGGTGGTGGCTGTCAGTAGGAGAGGAGGTGCCTCCGGCACAGCGGCAGGTAGTAGTGGTTGGGCACGCCGGATCGGGATTTTTTACACCTATCAATCCCTTTAACCCATTGCCGCCAAGTAGTCTGCGCGGTATCGAGCACGCCTTGGATCAAGGCGTCGACGGAGTAGAAATCGACGTACAGCTAAGCCAGGACAGCGTGCCCATGCTCTACCACGATCCTCGGTTCGATACCATGACCGACGGGCACGGGTGCGTAAGCGAACTGCCGGCAGCGGCCATCACCGCCCTACATTACCGCGGCGGCTGGCCTTACGATTGGTTTCAGCATGAGCAGCCTGCCACCTTCGAAGCCCTGCTGCGGCAGTTGCAGGGCCGGGCCCGGCGTACGGGGCGCTACCCCTTGCTGCACTTGGATCTGCACGAGTACGACGCGTGTGCGCCGGAAGGACAGCAGTACCGCCGTTCGCCAATGCTGGCGCGGGCCCTGGGGCGTGTGCTGCGTCGCTACCGCGTACCCCCCAAGCGCCTGCTGATTCTCACCGACCATCCGCAAACGCTGCCACTGCTGCGCGCCGCCGTGCCCGGCGCGCAGCTGGCCGTAGAAATTGCCAAGGATGATGATTTCACGGCCGGCCTGCAAGCTGCCCGGCAGCAGCAGGCCCAGGCGGTGGTGCTACACAAAGACGTGATTACGCCAGCCCGATCGGCGCAGGCCCGGGCCGCGGGTTTGATGGTAGTCGTGTTTGGGGGGCGTTCTGCGGCTTCCATCCGTCGGATTTTGGCCTGCCATCCGGATGCCATGGAAGTAGATAATGTTCCCCAACTGCTGACGTTACTAGGCCGGTAG
- a CDS encoding Gfo/Idh/MocA family protein, with protein MKTYKVLVIGCGNMGASHARAYHQLPAFELVGLVSRGPESREKLSQELDGVPTYACAEQALHATTPDVVSINTYPDTHAELVRQSLLAGAHVFVEKPLATTVAEAEELVALARQQQRKLVVGYILRVHPTWQRFVQLAQGLGKPLVMRMNLNQQSTGRHWHTHQQLLRSASPLVDCGVHYVDVMCAMTGAAPHSISAIGVNLSAEVDPTMYTYGQLQVRFQDGSVGWYEAGWGPMMSETAVFIKDVIGPNGAVSIIDEVKNGSQDIEGHTHTGGLRIHHAALDANGQFVRPDEVLPTPTEPDHDALCLLEQQFLLDAITTDLDLTDHLEGAVTSLRMVLAADEAVRTGHTVFL; from the coding sequence ATGAAAACGTATAAAGTACTAGTGATTGGGTGTGGCAACATGGGCGCTTCCCACGCCCGCGCCTACCACCAGTTGCCCGCTTTTGAGCTGGTAGGCCTTGTTAGTCGCGGTCCGGAAAGCCGGGAGAAACTGTCGCAGGAGCTGGACGGCGTGCCTACCTACGCCTGCGCCGAGCAGGCCCTGCACGCCACTACCCCCGACGTAGTATCCATCAACACCTACCCCGACACGCATGCTGAGCTGGTACGGCAGAGTCTGCTGGCCGGTGCCCACGTGTTTGTGGAAAAGCCCCTGGCCACCACCGTAGCCGAGGCCGAAGAGCTGGTGGCCCTGGCCCGGCAACAGCAACGCAAGCTGGTAGTAGGCTATATTCTGCGCGTGCACCCTACCTGGCAACGGTTTGTGCAGTTGGCCCAGGGCCTGGGCAAACCGCTGGTGATGCGCATGAACCTCAACCAACAGAGCACCGGCCGCCACTGGCACACGCACCAGCAGCTGTTGCGCTCGGCCTCCCCCCTGGTTGATTGCGGGGTGCACTACGTGGATGTGATGTGCGCCATGACGGGTGCCGCGCCTCACAGCATAAGCGCCATTGGGGTCAATCTATCGGCGGAAGTCGACCCCACTATGTACACCTACGGGCAGTTGCAGGTGCGTTTTCAGGATGGCTCGGTGGGCTGGTACGAGGCGGGCTGGGGACCCATGATGAGCGAAACCGCTGTCTTTATCAAAGATGTTATTGGCCCCAATGGTGCTGTTTCTATTATCGACGAGGTGAAAAACGGGTCCCAGGATATCGAGGGCCACACCCACACCGGGGGCCTGCGTATTCACCACGCGGCCCTGGATGCCAACGGCCAGTTCGTGCGCCCGGATGAAGTGCTGCCTACCCCCACGGAGCCCGACCACGATGCGCTGTGCCTGCTCGAACAGCAGTTTCTGCTGGATGCCATTACCACAGATCTTGATCTAACCGACCACTTAGAAGGTGCCGTTACAAGCCTGCGCATGGTGCTGGCCGCCGACGAGGCCGTACGTACGGGCCACACGGTTTTTCTGTGA
- a CDS encoding tetratricopeptide repeat protein, translating to MKKLVLTLVAAAALTSASAQNSAVNNALLYQKQGTLDKARTEIDKAITNDKTKDKAKTWYTRGEIYDAMTSNPIYGKTLKAGEGMNIAYESYQKAIQLDGKDGEFGKQAAAKMQGLYGLALNAGVENYNAKNYAEAIKSYEMAQQMNPQDTTAYLYAAYASLANENTAGAKQYYGKLMAMNYKSPTMYSQLMQIARQENNTNEYNKLLQSGLQAYPNNKTFVLEDLNQLITAGKDKEAISKLQHAIELDPKNSNLQSVLGSVYDKLKQPEQAEAAYKKAIELDANNFDAQYNLGVYYYNKAAELYTKASKMDLATYQKSGKALEANGKKYFQQSLPYFEKALELQPNEKGVIVPLQKVYVRLGRNADADRLNAKLEGK from the coding sequence ATGAAGAAACTTGTGCTAACCCTCGTGGCTGCGGCCGCGCTGACCTCTGCATCGGCCCAAAATTCAGCTGTTAACAACGCGCTACTCTACCAAAAGCAGGGTACGCTGGACAAGGCCCGCACTGAAATTGACAAGGCCATTACCAACGACAAAACCAAAGACAAAGCCAAAACTTGGTACACGCGCGGCGAGATTTACGACGCCATGACCAGCAACCCGATCTATGGCAAAACACTAAAGGCCGGTGAAGGCATGAACATTGCCTACGAGTCCTACCAGAAAGCTATTCAGCTGGATGGCAAAGACGGGGAGTTTGGCAAACAGGCCGCGGCTAAAATGCAGGGCCTCTATGGTTTGGCATTGAACGCCGGGGTAGAAAACTACAACGCGAAAAACTACGCGGAGGCTATCAAATCGTATGAGATGGCGCAGCAGATGAACCCGCAGGATACCACGGCCTACCTGTATGCTGCTTATGCATCGCTGGCTAATGAGAATACGGCCGGTGCTAAGCAATACTATGGCAAGCTGATGGCGATGAACTACAAATCGCCTACCATGTACAGCCAGCTGATGCAGATTGCCCGGCAGGAAAACAACACCAATGAATATAATAAGCTGTTGCAAAGCGGCTTGCAGGCGTACCCGAACAACAAGACGTTTGTACTGGAAGATCTGAACCAGTTGATTACGGCAGGTAAGGACAAAGAAGCTATCAGCAAACTGCAGCACGCCATTGAACTGGATCCGAAAAACTCCAACCTGCAGAGCGTACTAGGCTCAGTGTACGACAAGTTGAAGCAGCCGGAGCAGGCGGAAGCAGCTTATAAAAAGGCAATTGAGCTGGACGCCAATAATTTTGATGCGCAGTATAACCTAGGTGTGTATTACTACAACAAGGCTGCAGAACTGTATACCAAAGCCAGCAAAATGGATTTGGCAACGTACCAAAAATCAGGAAAAGCGCTGGAAGCTAATGGCAAGAAATATTTCCAGCAGTCACTGCCATACTTCGAGAAAGCACTGGAGTTACAACCCAACGAAAAAGGGGTGATTGTTCCTTTGCAGAAAGTGTATGTTCGTTTAGGACGTAATGCTGATGCCGACCGACTCAATGCAAAGTTGGAAGGCAAATAG